The sequence below is a genomic window from Cedecea neteri.
AGAGTTCCACCAGCTTTTCATAACCGTCATTAAGCTCCAGCGCCTGCTGCTGCGTTTGTAGCTCTTCGGTTGCCTCTAGCAGATGAGTGAGCTGGGTATGCAGCGCTTCCAGCCCGGAAACGCCACCGCGAAGCGCAAGCTGTAGGGTCAGCCCGGCTTCGCGCTTACTGTTTTGCTCGCGAACGCCTTTTGCAAGCGTGAGTTTCACGCTCTCGCTGTCAAACAGCACCCGGTCTTTTTTCTTCTCAATACGCCCGGTTTGCCTTGATACCATAGCGCCCTCCCAAATAACCTAACTAACCAAACTAACTTCAATAACCCTAACAACTGTACAGATGAGTATAAAAAATGTCCAGACTGGAGACGGTAATCTGGAAAGCATCGCCATAAAAAAAGCGCGACGTCTCTGCCGCGCTTTCCAGTCGCTGAATAAAACTTATTTCAACTCAGGCCAGTAGCCTTTGTTCGCTTCAACCAAATCATCAAGAATCGCTTTGGCAACGGAGGCGCTCGGCACGGTTTTCGACAGGGTGATCGCCTGCCACAGTTTCTGATAAGAGCGGTGCTCCCAGGCATCCACCACCAGTTTTTCGACGGCGACCTGCTGGCTCATCAATCCTTTCTGGAACTGAGGGATATTCCCCACGACCAGCGGTTCCGGCCCATCTTTGCCCACCAGACAAGGGATTTCCACCATTGCTTCCGGGTCGAAGTTATTGATGGCCCCGTTATTCGGCACAATCAGCAGCATCCGCTCCTGGGTGTTAAAGGCAATTGCCGTCGCAAGATCGACGATGTAAGAGGCGTGTTCGTCAATTTCCAGCTCGCCCGCAGAGGATTTCCCGGCGCTGATAATGGCGTTACAGGAACCAAACACATGCTTCTCGCGGTGATCCATCACTTCGTTCGCCCTGGTGCGCTCCGGGTTGGAGTGCTGCACTACGTAATCCGGATACAGGTAGTATTTCAGGTAAGTGTTCGGCAGTGTGTCGGGGTCGAGTGCCCAGACATCTTTAGCTTTGGCAAACGTGTCGTTCCAGCTTGCTTCGGTGCCATGCTCATCTTTTGGCGGTACATAGCCATATTTAGCCACATGTTCGCGAATTTTTGGCATCAAGTCATTGCCGTCTTTATCTTCTACGTGGGTCCACCAGCCAAAGTGATTCAGGCCGTAATAACGCACCTTCATCTCTTTGCGATCCTTCAAGCCCACAATCTGCGCCATACGGCTTTCGATGCCGATAGGCATATCGCAGATATTCAGGATTTTTGAGTTCGGACGCAGGCGGCGGGTCGCTTCCGCCACAATGGCCGCCGGGTTGGAGTAGTTCAGCATCCAGGCGTTCGGCGAATATTTTTCCATGTAATCCACCAGCTCCAGCACGCCACCGATGGAGCGCATGCCGTAGGCTATCCCGCCCGGGCCGCAGGTTTCCTGCCCGAGCACGCCGTGGCGCAACGGGATTTTCTCGTCTTTTTCGCGCATCGGATATTTGCCCACGCGGATGTGCGCCATCACAAAATCTACGTCACTGAACGCTTCCTGCGGGTCGGTGGTATAGCTGAAGTCGATATCCGGGGCCTGCTCTTTCAGGATGATTTTGCAGGCCTCGGCGATGGTCTCCTGACGTGCGCCGTCGTTATCGTAGAACTTCAGCGCCCGCAGCGGGAAGCGGTTCTGGTTAGCCAACAGCATCAGCACGATGCCTGGGGTAAAAGTACTGCCGCCACCTGCTACAACTACCGAGAATTTTTTCATGATACTGCCTCCGTCATGGATGGATGTTCGTCTGAAGTTTGCTCTTTGATAAGGGTTTCAATCTGGTCGCGAATTTGCGGGACATGCAGCCCGACAATCACCTGAATGCCGTTGCCGCTGCGCACCACGCCGTGGGCGCCAAGGGCTTTGAACACTTCGTCAGCTTCGGTTAGCGCCATATCGGCGAGCGTGATACGCAGGCGAGTAGCGCAGTTGTTCAGGCTGGCGATGTTCGCCGCGCCGCCAAGCGCCTGCAGGAAGCCATGCGCCTGCCCGTGCTTTGCGTCCTGGCTGACTGCCGCACTGGTTTGTTGCCGTGCCGCCTGGTAGTCGGCCTTGCTGTAGAGTTTGATCTCGCTGTCTTCCCGGCCCGGCGTTTTCAGGTTGAAGCGCAGAATCAGAGCGCGGAAAACCACGAAGTAGACGCCGGTAAAGGCGATGCCGATGCCTATCTGGGTAAAGACCATCGACGCGTGGTTATGGAACATGGGGATCCAGTTTTGCGGCAGGAACTGGTCCAGCAGGCCGCCGCCCATGTTGCCCACCACACCCGCCATGTACATCACCGTTGCCATCGAGGCGGCCAGGAAAGCGTGAACGGCGAACAGCAGCGGAGAGATAAACAGGAAGGTGAATTCCAGCGGTTCGGTGATGCCGACCAGCATGGCTGTCAGCGTCGCGGGGATCAGCAACCCGGCAACCTTCACGCGGTTCTGCGGCGAGGCGGTGTAGTAGAGCGCCAGCGCGATACCCACCGAGCCAAACACCTTCGAGTTGCCGTGCAGGGCGAAGCCGCCTTCCGGGAACAGGGATTTCAGCGAAGCGGTGCTCTGGCTGAACTCCTGCAGGTGCTGCGCCCAGTACACCTGAATCCCGCCTTCAACCGCCGCCGGGCCGAAGATGAACGGGCCATAGACGAAGTGGTGCAGCCCGGTAGGGATCAGAATGCGCTCGAGGAAAGTGTATACCCAGACGCCGAGCGCCCCGGCACTGCGTAAAAACGCCTGTAGAGATTCGATGCCGAGCTGCACTTTTGGCCAGCCGAGCAGCGTCAACCAGGCACAGGGGATCATCACCAGGAAGGCCACAATCACCACGAAAGAGCTGCCCTGGAAAATACCGAGGAACACCGGCAGCGGCTTATCGAAATAGCGGTTGTGAATGGCGGTGACGATGCC
It includes:
- a CDS encoding 6-phospho-alpha-glucosidase, which produces MKKFSVVVAGGGSTFTPGIVLMLLANQNRFPLRALKFYDNDGARQETIAEACKIILKEQAPDIDFSYTTDPQEAFSDVDFVMAHIRVGKYPMREKDEKIPLRHGVLGQETCGPGGIAYGMRSIGGVLELVDYMEKYSPNAWMLNYSNPAAIVAEATRRLRPNSKILNICDMPIGIESRMAQIVGLKDRKEMKVRYYGLNHFGWWTHVEDKDGNDLMPKIREHVAKYGYVPPKDEHGTEASWNDTFAKAKDVWALDPDTLPNTYLKYYLYPDYVVQHSNPERTRANEVMDHREKHVFGSCNAIISAGKSSAGELEIDEHASYIVDLATAIAFNTQERMLLIVPNNGAINNFDPEAMVEIPCLVGKDGPEPLVVGNIPQFQKGLMSQQVAVEKLVVDAWEHRSYQKLWQAITLSKTVPSASVAKAILDDLVEANKGYWPELK
- a CDS encoding alpha-glucoside-specific PTS transporter subunit IIBC, whose protein sequence is MLSQIQRFGGAMFTPVLLFPFAGIVVGLAIMLRNPLFVGEALTAPDTLFAQIVHIIEEGGWTVFRNMPLIFAVGLPIGLAKQAQGRACLAVLVSFLTWNYFINAMGMTWGHYFGVDFSLEPTAGSGLTMMAGIKTLDTSIIGAIVISGIVTAIHNRYFDKPLPVFLGIFQGSSFVVIVAFLVMIPCAWLTLLGWPKVQLGIESLQAFLRSAGALGVWVYTFLERILIPTGLHHFVYGPFIFGPAAVEGGIQVYWAQHLQEFSQSTASLKSLFPEGGFALHGNSKVFGSVGIALALYYTASPQNRVKVAGLLIPATLTAMLVGITEPLEFTFLFISPLLFAVHAFLAASMATVMYMAGVVGNMGGGLLDQFLPQNWIPMFHNHASMVFTQIGIGIAFTGVYFVVFRALILRFNLKTPGREDSEIKLYSKADYQAARQQTSAAVSQDAKHGQAHGFLQALGGAANIASLNNCATRLRITLADMALTEADEVFKALGAHGVVRSGNGIQVIVGLHVPQIRDQIETLIKEQTSDEHPSMTEAVS